GTGCCGTGAAGTCGTTAGCGATGTCACAGCGCATGGGTATTGCTGCCCCAGTGCCGATACGTAGATTGGTGTCGATGACCGAGCGCCGAGAAGTCGTCGGCGATGTCATGGTGCATGGGCGTTACTGCCCGGTCCACGATGTGGGTCGGGGTAGAAGATGGAGCACCGAGAAGTCGTTGGCGATGTCATCGTGCATGGGTGTTACTGCCCCCAGTGTCGTGGTGTAGGTTGGTGTAGATGATCGAGCGTCGAGAAGTCACCGGCGGCGTCATGGCGCATGGGCGTTACTGCCCCCAGTGCCGTCATATAGGTCGATGTAGAAGATCAAGCGCCAACAAGTTGTCAGCGATATCATGGTGCATGAGCGTTATTGCCCCCAGCGCCATGATGTAGGTCGATGTAGAAGGTCTGGCGTCGAGAAGAAGACGGCAATGTCATGGCGCATGGGCGTTACTGCCCCAGTACCATGACGTAGGTCGATGTAGAAGATGGAGCGCCGAGAAGTCATCGGCGATGTCACGGCGCATGGAGGTTGCTGCCTCAGCACCATGACATAGGTCGACATAGAAGATGGAGCGTCGAGAAGTCATCGGCGATGTCACGGCGCATGGAGGTTGCTGCCCCAGCACCATGACATAGGTCGACGTAGAAGATCGAGCGACGAGAAGTCGTCGGCGATGTCACGGCGCATGAAAGTTGCTGCCCCAGCACCATGACATAGGTCGACGTAGAAGATCGAGCGCCGAGAAGTCGTCAGCGATGTCACGGCGCATGGAAGTTGCTGCCCCAGCACCACGTAGGTCGACGTAGAAGATCGAGCGCCGAGAAGTCGTCGGCGATGCCACGGCGCATGGAAGTTGCTGCCCCAACACCATGATGTAGGTCGACGTAGGAGATCGAGCGTAGAGAAGTCGTCGGTGATGTCATGGCGCACAGGAGTTGCTGCCCTAGTACCGTGATGTAGGTTGGTGTAGATATACGGATGACAGTGAGCCATCGGGCCACCTTCTGAGCATGGATGTCGCCTGCCCCAGCCGCCAATGTTTATTGGCTGTTGGCATAAGCCACTAGACGTCGTGAGGTCATAGGCGGTATCATGGACACACTGATATGGTGGTCCTGTAGCCATCTTCTTAGCGCAGGTTCAACGTGTGCTCCATGATGATTATAGCTGCACCGAGTGTGAATGCAAAGAATATGCAAGCAAGTATGTTTTGTAACATGTTTAAAAAAATCTTTAAACCATGAGGCATAGTGGTGTAATCGGAAAAGGCTACCAAAGGACTCGTCACTGGGAAAAGTCAGAGGACCATGACCGTCGCAACTCAATATTGAGTTTCCtttagagtgtgtgtgtgtggagaCGACATGCTTCATGGATGCTTTCGAGATGCAGCAAAAAATCATATTCTAGCCCATCATCGTACCGAGTGGAACCCCACAACTCAAACATGCCCCGGACTGAGCCTCAAGAACACAAAGACTTAGGTGAGGTCAATTGGGGTAAATGGGTTTGGGAAAAATGGCCGAAAATAATCCATGCCTTGATTGAGGGGTGGTGAATGACTGCTCCCGCCTCCTTTCGAGTGGTTCCCTTACTGCCCATGATTGCTTGACTTGCTTCTTTGAACTCTTGAAGATATTTACTCTTGTGAGAATTGCTTTGCAAGAGCTATTTGTACAGCCGTGGACTTTATAAGATTACTTGAACTTCTGGAGATTTTCTTTGTTCTTCTCAGGACTGCTGGAACTTCTTCGGGAATATTCTTCTATTTTGGACAGGGATCCACCTTGAGAACTTGGAAAACAGTCATTCACCTTGGTGGACTAAGAAAACCCTCTGGCACTTTATCTGGAGCTTATGGTGGCACGCCCCGGGGTTGCCAAGGGGCTACGCACCGAACCTCAACTTGTGTTGGGCCGGGCAGCATTTTCTTGATCTTTTCCTATAGTCTTCCCCGGGACGCGAGCCTCTGTGAACCTGAGAAACGCCAGGAAGAATGATGAGCATGGAGTCTCAGTGTCAAAAGTGCCCAAATATTCTTCTTCACCGCCTCCAGAAGCATGCAATTGACATGTGTCGTGCATTACGAATGTGAGAGCAGCTCCACTGCAGCACGGCATGTTCTGATGCCCTCTGACAAGTCCCAAGGTAGCCAATTCTTCAAACACTAGTTTATATTTGTAGGAAAAACCATTATTTATACTTAGTAATTGCCTCAGATCATGGAAAAAGGTGGAATAATGTGATGCATGTGGTGCAAAACCAAAGTGCAACATGCGAAGGCTAAAGATTCCATAGCTCTTCTGGTAAAACCTGCGCTTGGTGAAGATATCCGCTCAGTACATCGCCCTCGCATCCGAGCCCAGTAGGTCGGAGAAGACGGGCTAGAGCCCAGTAGGTTAGAGAAGACGGGCCATTCGCTTCTTCATCAAAGGAGCATGCCACCCTTCCATCAATTAGAATCACCGTCTTCACGGGGCGACCAAGGATAGGTTCGGTCGCAGGTCTACTAGGCTTCTAGTCAAGATTGACGAAGCTTGTTTTTGCTTGGAACAAGGTAAATTCCCGCTTCACGAAATTGCCCCAAGTACAAGCTGGCGCGATTCGGAGATCGGTGAAGCCTTATTAACTCGCCGCTGTAATTTAGACAGAACCCATGTATCAAGGCATATTGAAGATGCACTCGTGGACCCTTGATAGAAATAGTGATCAACGTTGGATCTTGAATTGCGAGGGAATTATCCGGGCCATTTTGCAAGATAGGGCCCGGGTAGAATATCCCAAGATAATACAACATCACACACCATCTTGTATTATggagaagatcatgaagacaaatTTGACGACCATTGTTGCGCAGCAAAGATGGGAGGAGAAccacgtcccaccgggcgtgccaattTGTTTGACACGAGAAATAATAAAAAGGTGGACTAAATATTATCTCTCTACGCGCCAGGGGAAAATGCATGTGCGGGCGTGCCAGCGTACATAAGTACACAAATAAAATATAGGGAAACATGTATTTTTATTAATCTCTCAATGGAGAAACGAAATTACAAGATCCCTTTACATATACGCTCCGTGGCCTGCTAGCGCGGCCGATATGACTTGGGCGATTGTGTGTTCTGGTTCACGGGGCCTCGGAAGGCTCCCGATTAATTACGTCCGCGAGTCAACGCCGCGGACCACCTCCGATTAAGCTGCTGGAATAGTCGTTGTCTTCAAGTTTCGTCTTCTCCATGCACTTGGCGTAGACGATGATGATGTGATGGTGAAGTGGAAAGCGGGACGATACGTCCGTCGCACCAGCGATGCTTAGCCATACTCTCCGGCTTGTCGATGTTCGATGATGAagatgtctggcctcgtcagctcagACAGATGGGCGGCCTTCGCCTCGTCGGTGCCAGGCCTGGTGGTGTCCGCCTTGTCGGTGTCGGACTTGATGTCTTGCCTTTGCCTCGTCGGTGCCCGGCAAGAAATGGTTTGCTTCATCGAAGAAAAGACAGTCGGTGAAGTGGGTTCGCCTCGTCGATGCTAGGCCGATGTTGAGGAAGAGAGGTGATGTAGGAGTCGAAGTAGACTTGAACGACGCCGCATGACGGTGTGGTGGTGCGGCTTGATGATGATGGTATATGAACTTGGCGATGTAGATCTTGTGATGTCCGAAGTGTTCACAGGCCCGTGGAGGCTTGATGTGTAGTGGTCGTGTGACTCGACTGGCGTAGTCGGGTTGACGTAGACGAATGGCAGCGTGTCGATGTAGTTGTCGTCCTCACCACCTTGCCGGCGAGTCCATGAAGACGATCTTCGTGTCGCCGTAGTTGGCGCCCTTGTCCGGGAGGGGTTGATGAAGATCTGCCAACGTGATGATGTGGTCTACGACAGAAGCTCCGTCGGAGGCGATCGGTGCGTAGATGCGGAGCTTTCAGCGGGCGTGACGGAGCCGGCTCCTAGGCGTCCATGGCAAGGTGATCTCCGAATATTGGCGTCGTGACTTGGTCTGGTCAACATCATCTTGCATGGATCCATTCCATTCGTACCTGAAACCAGGACAAACATGCACGAAACAAAAATGATGATTGATTAGTTTAAACCTTAATCGGTGTGAATGATTATTAGAGAGGGCCATTGCGTGTATGCATTGGCTCCTTCTTCACATCTGTACGTGGGCATTTCTAGCCAGATGGAATGAGCTGGTTCTTTTCATCTGGCTATGTCGATCTCTCCTCGAGCCGCTGATGAACATGGGCGCACAGGTGCCGCGCGCCCAGGTCAAGGGTTAGGTTATCTCCATCACCCGACACCTTCTTCATATGCCTGGGGGCAGCACATACGCACGCATGCGAACATGTTCTGGTTCTTGTATCGAAGACATGTCGATCTCGTGTGGGCTTCCTATCGCCAGCGTTGTGGCCGACGGTGTGGAGCTCCATCGGTTGTCCTTCTCCATCCCGGCTCAGCGTCGAGGCTGTCGGCGCCGGTCTCCGTGAGCTTGCCGACCTTCGTCTTCAAATTCGGGTGCACGCCGATGGGCTGCATATGGGAAGCTCCAGCGGCGGCGTCCTCGTCGACGGAGATGATCTTGGTCGCCGTAGACTGCGGTGGCGTGAAGGAGCAGGGCCTTCACGGCCACGGTCGGCGTCGTCGGCGCGATGGCTAGCTTGCCATGTCAGCGTCGCGGAGAGCTTCGCTTGATGTGCATCACTGCATGCATGGCGTCGGGTCGCTACCGGACACGCCTTGCTGCGGACGTCCGCGATGGCCCGCCGGTGATGAGCAACCATCGTCTTCAGGTTGTGGGGCGCGCGTCCGCAGCCGTCGTGTACCAACTTGGCGCGTCATCCGCCGCCAGTGGTCTTGCTGGTGTCGCATCTCGGCGGCACAGCGTGCATTTCTGCGACGGCTGGCATCACCGGTGCATGCCAACGAGCTGCATATTCCCAGCTCCAGCGGCGGCCTTCTTCTCGACGGAGACGGTCTTGTTCGCTACAGACAGTGGTGGCGCGAAGGACCAGGGCCTCCATTTCTACAGCCGCCGGCGTCTCAAGTGCACGTGGACGGGCGGCGTATGGGAATCCCGGTGGCGGCGTCCTTGACGATGGAGATGATCTTATTCGCCGTGTACTCTGCGGGTGGCGTGGTGAAGCGAGGCTTCCACGGCCATGATCGGCGTTGTCGGCGCCATGGCTAGATTGCCTTATCAGCGTCGCGGAGAGCTCCGCTTGATGTGCTCAAGGCGCGGCGTTGGGTCGCTGCCGGACACGCCGGGTCGCCGACGTCCTCAATCGCCGATGTCCTTGTTTGCCGGTGATCGGCAACACCTCCGTACGTCTTCATGTTGCGGGGCGCGTCCGCTGCCCCGGCTCCGTGGCCGTGCCAGCCGCTGCCTTCCTCTCCTCCCCCTGCTCGCCCCCTTTGCTCAGCTGCTGGTCCGTCCGTTTTATAGACGAGCGCCAGGCCGAACAGAAAGGAACGCGTCGCGCGGGCGTCGTTCAATTTGTTGAGCCGTTGCTTCTTTTACGGCTTGGCTGCGGGAGACGTGTATCTCTTCCGTCGCTGGCGCCCAACAATATCCATCAGCTAAACAGATATGGTACCAGGTGCGCATGACACGAGCCTGGTGCTTTGGCCACTTCCATCCTTCAGCCTGGGTTGGATATATACGTAACTTGTACACGTACGCCCATGTATATACAAGAGTAGATACATGGCCCATGTGCTGTGAAAGCTCTGCATGCATAGAGAGCTAGCAATAGATTGATCGATGTGCCTGTATATAGCCAACACACTTAAATAAGAGATTAGAATAAACAGCCGTGATTACTTGTACGGCCGCCCTGTCATGTGTATGTATTTATATGTGTATTGCACACTCAAAATGTCACGTGATTTTCATTTGCTAGGTACAAAATCACGTCGAACAGAGTTCATTTTTACCACATGCACACAAAGAAGGGGTTTCCATACATGCGAGGAGGCACCTGCATTAGCCGTCGTTTCCGAACAAGTTGTCTACATATATTTTTGACGTGTTGACTGTAGGGCATGCTGTGTGACCGCCGAACTCAAGCAAGCCCCTACGCGCCAGAATCCTCTACGAGTCGGCGTAGGTACGGTTGAGGTCGAGGGGTCGTGGATTGCCAGTGGAGCGCGGGGAAAACATGATGTTAGGGTTGAATCCGTCGTGCTTGACGCagtcggcgtcgtggcgggagggGTGGAATCGCGTCATACTAGGAGTATCGTTGAAGAAGCCAGGGGAAAAGGGACACCCGGCTCGTGCCATGTTCAGTGATGAGGTGCTACCTTGGCTACCGCTGGGAGCCACACCGGGCACCGCCATGTCGTGGGATATGGCATGGTTCACGGTCGTCTTCGTCGCGATGAGCACCTTGATGCGCCGTTGTAGCAGTTCCTGCGTGGAGTAGACAAACAACGAAACGACAAAGAGGCGACATGGGAGGCACGGTTGGTCGACGGCTGACATCAGAATAGGCGGTGGTGGTGACTTTTACAAGGTGGACCGACATCGAGCCAGGGGATAGGTTATGTGGCCGGGGGAATAGGGTTGGGTCGCTGGTGTATGAAACTCAGATGTCAGTGTCCTACGTGGCATCAGCCGCGGCTCGTGCCCGGCGTGCACATGACGCCCCCTTGTGGACCGAGGACACCAAACATGGTATTGGGCAGCGACAAAGAGAAAACTTTTTTGGGATGCGTGGCTGGGCATGGATTTCTATCTGACGTGTCCAGTAGCTGCTTGGGACGCGGTTTGAGAGACGGTTGTTGGGATGCTCTAAAAATCTTTGACCGTTCTCAATGGGAGACTAGCTCACATATAACCCCTCCACCCCTTTGAATTCTGCTCAAAATTTCTGACATTTCATTGGGCCAAGGCCCATTATTCGAATGGGCAGTGGTCGCCAAGCCCAGGTATTTGGTGTAGTAGTGCAGGCAAGCAGGCCTAGAATCGTAGGGATCGACCGGAGAAGGAAAACGAAACGAGGAGGAGCTTGTTGGCTGAGTGGGCGAGTGGCTGTGGCTCCGGTTGGACTGGGAGCTGATTGGCTAGAATCGGATAAtgtgatatcatcacatggaaacGAAATGCTTCCTTGGATTTCATTGTGCGAATTCCATTCCCaaatcaaaacaaacaaaatgaggaGGGTCCCCAAGAGAGGACGATGTTTGCTCAAAACCCAAATTCGGTTCTTGATTCGAATATGCTCGCATCGTGTCGCCTGTGTGCTCACTCACACAGTCACTGAGACTGAGGCATCTGCTGCCGGAGTCTGTCCGAATATGCCGGTGCACCGGCGACCAAAGGGAACCTGAACCTCTCGCCTCCGACTTTGCAGTTCGCACACTCCCTCTCCGGCTTCGGAACACAGTCGATTCAGCCGAAGCGAGGAGCGGAAGAGGATCAGCTGCCACCAGGGGATGGCGGGGGCGGCGTCCATCCTCGCCCCTCTCCCTCTGATCCCGCCGCCGGCACGCCCCAGGGCCGGGTTCCTCCCTCTCCGCCAcctgcaccgccgccgccgcctcctcccatcCGCGCCACCATCATCCTCATCCTCATGTAGCGCCAGCGccccctcctcgtcctcgtcgtggCCGGTCCTGCTGCGGGAGCGGGACGACGGGCTGTACGACGAGGACGAGCCGCCGCCGGCCTCGGAGGCCGACTCGCGGCCGCGCCGCATCGCGCTCTTCGTCGAGCCTTCCCCCTTCGCCTACGTCTCCGGGTACAAGAACCGCTTCCAGAACTTCATCAAGCACCTCCGCGAGATGGGCGACGAGGTCATCGTCGTCACCACCCACGAGGGAGTGCCCGACGAGTTCCACGGGGCCAAGCTCGTCGGCTCCTGGAGCTTCCCTTGCCCATGGTACCAGAAGGTCCCGCTCTCGCTCGCCCTCAGCCCCAGGATCATCGGGGAGGTCGCCAGGTTCAAGCCCGACATTATCCACGCATCGTCACCAGGAATCATGGTACGTATGCTACTTTGTACTAGCCGAATTCTTTTCCTTCGATCAATTGCCCGACAATTTGTATGATCATTATTAGTGATTTCATCTTTCCTCTTGACGAATTGAATTGCATTTACAGGTGTTCGGAGCCCTGATCATAGCAAAGTTGCTCTGTGTCCCTCTAGTAATGTCGTACCACACCCATGTTCCAATGTGAGTTGGCTCCCCTTCTTCTCTGTCGCAAATCATGCCACTCATCTAGGAAATGAAACAGCTTGAACTTGTCAACACCTATTATCTCCGAACACAAAGAGAAAATTACTTGTGTGCCACAACTAGAACTGCATCTTGAACAGCTTGAACTGCAATTAGATTATTTAATCTTCTGCTCCTAGCAGAAAAACAAATTGTATGTTCATTTCGTGAATGGCACCTACAATCCAAGGCATTTTGGGTTGATTTATCCAGCTAGAGAAGCGACCTGATCCTTCTTATTTCTGACAGCTATATACCCAGATATACATTCAGCTGGCTTGTCAAGCCCATGTGGCTAATTATAAGTAAGTTCTCACTTATTCTCTGCTcaaacatataatttatattaccAGATTAGCAAAACTAATACGATTTTCTCTTGCTAATTAAAGAATTCCTGCACCGAGCTGCGGATCTCACACTGGTACCATCAGTTGCTATTGGCAAGGACCTTCAAGCTGCTCGTGTTACAGCAGGTTTGCACAAACATACATACTACTTCCTTGTTATTTACCTCCAATATCTTAGTCTCATGATGCATGTTTCCAGCCAACAAGATACGCTTATGGAACAAGGGTGTGGATTCAGAAAGCTTCCATCCTCGTTTTCGTAACCAGGAAATGCGTTCAAGGCTAACGTATGTAACATTCTTTGCTCAGCTGATTCAGTTACAACATATGTAGCGAAAACTGCCCAATGAATTGAGGCAATCAAATGTATAATTCATGTGTCTAACTGTGTTGCTTGTGTGTTTTATCAGGAACGGTGAACCAGACAAGCCACTGATAATCTATGTTGGACGCCTGGGAGTTGAGAAAAGCTTAGATTTTCATAAGAGGTGAGCTCATGACTTCTCTGATTATTGATGCTGCAGTGCAAACTGAATGGCATGTGTGGTAGAACCTTATTTACTGCTTGCTTGGGTTCCCTTATTGTTACCATAATGTTTTATTGACATAATTTTACTTTTGATCTCTTTTTTTCCCACTGAAGTCAGATCCTGTGTTCGCCAAGTGTGATTCGCTGCTGATATGGTGTTCTATTTTTTTCAGAGTTATGGACCGACTTCCAGGATCAAGAATTGCATTTATTGGAGATGGCCCATTCAGGTGTGCATTGCTATCTCATAGAGAGCTAGTACtctcaaaaacaaaacaaaaaatcttaTAGAGAACTAGTTAGTCTCTTCCTTCAGTAGCAAAAGCAACAGATGGGAGTCGCTCTAGCTACCGAAATTGCTAAGCAGTGATTTCTTCTCCAAATAAACTCCTGCATATTATCATGAATCTTGCTTCTCTTATTGAGAGACTGAAACTTGCTCATAAAAAGAGTATGCACTGTTAACATGAGCTTTTCCTCTGCAGGCCTGAACTCGAAGAGATGTTTTCAGGAATGCCTGCAGTTTTCACGGGGACGTTGCAAGGGGAAGAGCTGTCACAGGCCTATGCCAGTGGGGATGTGTTTGTGATGCCTTCTGAATCAGAGACGCTTGGTTTTGTTGTGCTGGAGGCGATGTCGTCCGGAGTTCCGGTGGTCGCTGCTCGAGCGGGTGGTATACCTGACATTATACCTGAGGACCAGGAGGGAAAGACCAGCTTTCTGTACACGCCAGGGGATGTGGATGATTGTGTTGGCAAGATTGAACGCCTCCTCTCCTGTGAAGAGTTGAGAGAGGCAATGGGGAAGGCTGCCAGGATAGAGATGGAGAAGTTCGGCTGGAAGGCGGCGACGAGGAAGATTCGGAACGAGCAGTACAGCGCCGCGATTTGGTTCTGGCGCAAGAAGAGATCACAGCTCTTGAGACCGGTCCAATGGGTGGTACGGAGGATCTTCAGGCCCGCTCCTGCTCATGCTCCGGCCGTTACGGATCAGTCATAGGAGATCCATCGTATCGAGTTCATAGAATCAATCATTGAGTTGATTCCTTCAGTTTGGTCAGATTGAATCGTAGAATGAATCAATGTGAATATGCAATGCTCGAGTAAATTGGAGGCGAGACAAGTAAATCCAGTTTGCTCTGATGGTAGACCGTATATTTTTGTAAGCCAGTACTGCTTCCTGTTGTACTGGCCGTAGTCTGGTGGATTGCGGTGGCGTATCCCTCTGGTGTTCGAAGTGGACGGTTCTGTAGGAACTGAATTGTACATCAAAAGTTCCAGCGCCGTGTGAAAGTTCCAACACTGCTGTAAGGATGATCTTTTACAGAGGCACGTATctaggctttatatataaagctggGCCTAATGTTTAAAAAACTGAGGGCGCATATCAGGATGGAACACGTTCACGAAGGTGCTAACCCAAGTTATGGTAGAAGTAGAACACGGTTATAATGGTGGTGCCTCTACCTGGGGTAGAAGGGTTTAAGGTTAAAACTGAGGCCCGCCCAGTGGCCAAAACCTTGTAGAGGTTTGCAAAAGTTGTCAGTTTGTCACTGACAAGAGAAGGAACTACAGAGATAGAAAGAGTACTAATTATGAGCAGTCTTATTGCTTGTAGGATTGCGCATCATCTTGGGACATCACCACTCTCTGGTGAGGCTCTGTTCTCTTTGAAATAGGTGCTAGCCGAAGATGCAAAGAAAACGAATGCTAACAGGTGCGTGCCGGAAAGAATATAAGTTAGATCCAAATTTCTGGCTATCAACGTGAATTAAGACCAAGGGACTCCTTTGTTTGCAGATTCCAAAAACGCGGAAATAGGAAAACATAGTATTATGCTCACTCCGTCCAAATATACAAGGAGTATACATTAGATACTTAATTTTGATAGACAAAATATTCTCTATATGCCATAAAATAAACACCATCATGACCTTCTTTCGTAGAAGACCAATGATGTACGTGGGACCTTGTACATTTTGAGAGAAAGAGCAACAAAGTCAACCAGTAGAGGAATGGTCAAAGGAGACACAAAATTGCATCGACGTCGTCATTTCCATGTGTGTGTAGTACTATATGCCAAGACTACCCGTGGAGCCCTTTCTTTTTTAGCACTTATTGAGCTGGTTTTGAGAGGGGGTAGCAAGGGGCTCCCTGTTATTTTCAACATTTATTTGCATCGGAACTTTATGGCCGTGATGCATATCGTACCAGCGTCAAACAAAATTAGTCGTAGGTATAGGAGGGTTCTATTTGCATTGTGTAATGCAGCTGGCTGGTCATGCATGCTAAGAAAAAAAAGAATGCAAACGATTCTTTGGTGTTTGTTATAAACAATGCTATTTAAATACCACCTAGAAAAAATATGCATGCCTTGCTAGCTTACTGTAGCTCCCATAGGAAGTTGGGAACACCCAAGACAcatttggcacaacaaaacactgtaAATCAGCAAACCAACGACTTGATGACAAGCTTCTCTAAGTTCTCTTTAACACTATATACATACTCTATTTTTTTATGTGGTTATACACAATCATACAGTAGAAACCACTGTCAAGATATTTGTTAGACCACGAGCTTTAGAAAATACCTGCCAAGATGTTCACATATATGGTAACACACATACAGATGTGTATCATTTATAGTTCGAGGAGGTGTCACAAACTAATTTAGTAAAAAATAGCATAGATTTAGTGCAAATGTATTTTCCATGATAAAATTAGAACAATATGGCAATCCCAAAAATATCGTAACTTCATATTTGAACACATTGTTAAGTGGTTAATTATGCTAACAACAATAACAAGATATACTAGAAATAATGTATTTACATTAAATGAGTTACATATAAGTATAAAAGTTTAGtataaatttggggcaaaaactaTCTAACAATTGTCTACAACAAAGGGAATGAATATAAAAAATGAAACAATGTGTATCTCATTCCGACTAAAATGGAAACCGCGACTATTAACAAACACTATGTAATATGAACCTTGTACTCCATATCCGACAAAATTCATCATATGATACACTTCTAGCCCTTCATTGCCTGTGACCATGCCTAAATTTGAACCTTTTCTCCTTCTGCCTACACTTCCAGCCCTTCATTGCCCGTGATCATATTTTTCTTGGTTGTACATCCATCGTCGATCGCACGCATCCACCCTAGTCCCTGCTCTTTGCTCCCTCCCACCATCACAAGTCTGCATCAGAGTGAGCAAAATGAGAGcaagaaaacaaaaatatgtATTTTCAATGTTAGAAGGAGATGGAAGAACTATCTTTATGCCAGGAAACAATACTGTCAATGTTCAATATGTTCACAGCTACATCATCCTTTAGTCCACCACTGAGATAATCAGACGGTTCCTCAATCCAGATAATCGATTGGGAACCCTCTAAATGACTAACTAATACATGTGCTGCCATATCGACCTCCCTAGGACTAGGACAATGTGAAAACAAACCTTGAGTAAAATTGTGACTAAGAAAAGAACACTCCTCGTAAATAGCAACGACCGAGCCAAGCGAGATTCCGTCGTTCTTCATCACCTCGATCACCTCCATACAATCTGAATCCGTTTCTAGTTTTCTCTTGCTTCAGACGTCGCAACATTAGAAACAAAAGGATTGCCGCTGCAGCGAAGAATCATCGATGATCGCTAAGAATTGCCCATGTACTTCCTAAACCAGCATCAACGCTAAAATCAACATCAACGTTGAGCTTTACATAATCCTCCCGCGGCCTTTTCCATCCATGTGTGACAATTCCTCCTTTACTCTTTCGGCGTACGATCGATCTGGGTCCTTGTCCTTGCCAGATGGTATAATTCGGTGTTCCAAATAAAATTTTAGTTTGAAGGTATCTTAATGAAATTAATGTAGTCCATTTCCTAACGAAAAGTCATTTTGGATCCTGGGTACCGGTGCTCTCATCgtattaaaaaattaaaaaaattagattTATGTGTTTAAAAAAATTATGTAACAAAATTCTAAAAGGAGCTGATGATGTATCCCACTAACGTACAAAATCTCAATTACAAATGTTTTGTTTTccgagctacacaaaaatgataaagtCTGGTTTAAGGTTTGGATCAC
This genomic window from Lolium perenne isolate Kyuss_39 unplaced genomic scaffold, Kyuss_2.0 unplaced27, whole genome shotgun sequence contains:
- the LOC127334178 gene encoding sulfoquinovosyl transferase SQD2 gives rise to the protein MAGAASILAPLPLIPPPARPRAGFLPLRHLHRRRRLLPSAPPSSSSSCSASAPSSSSSWPVLLRERDDGLYDEDEPPPASEADSRPRRIALFVEPSPFAYVSGYKNRFQNFIKHLREMGDEVIVVTTHEGVPDEFHGAKLVGSWSFPCPWYQKVPLSLALSPRIIGEVARFKPDIIHASSPGIMVFGALIIAKLLCVPLVMSYHTHVPIYIPRYTFSWLVKPMWLIIKFLHRAADLTLVPSVAIGKDLQAARVTAANKIRLWNKGVDSESFHPRFRNQEMRSRLTNGEPDKPLIIYVGRLGVEKSLDFHKRVMDRLPGSRIAFIGDGPFRPELEEMFSGMPAVFTGTLQGEELSQAYASGDVFVMPSESETLGFVVLEAMSSGVPVVAARAGGIPDIIPEDQEGKTSFLYTPGDVDDCVGKIERLLSCEELREAMGKAARIEMEKFGWKAATRKIRNEQYSAAIWFWRKKRSQLLRPVQWVVRRIFRPAPAHAPAVTDQS